A genome region from Micromonospora peucetia includes the following:
- a CDS encoding class I SAM-dependent methyltransferase: MSELSAAFVRLHASLAPVAFVPEVRLHQADDAVGLWELTEGEFRSAQPPPFWAFAWAGGQALARYVTDHPELVAGRRVLDLAAGSGLVAIAAARAGAAAVRAVEIDELAVAAVTINAEANGVRVDAELGDILDGDAAGAEVVLAGDVFYSQAMANRVLRFLLRAARAGARVLVGDPGRAFLPHDRFDELAGYDVPVPETLESVRVKRTTVWQLRAGLPGAGR; encoded by the coding sequence GTGTCCGAACTCTCCGCCGCCTTCGTCCGGCTGCACGCCAGCCTCGCCCCGGTCGCCTTCGTCCCCGAGGTGCGGCTGCACCAGGCGGACGACGCCGTCGGGCTGTGGGAGTTGACGGAAGGTGAGTTCCGCAGCGCGCAGCCGCCGCCGTTCTGGGCCTTCGCCTGGGCCGGCGGGCAGGCGTTGGCCCGGTACGTAACCGATCACCCGGAGCTGGTCGCCGGCCGCCGGGTGCTCGACCTCGCCGCCGGCTCCGGTCTGGTCGCCATCGCCGCCGCGCGGGCCGGCGCCGCCGCCGTGCGCGCGGTGGAGATCGACGAGCTGGCCGTCGCGGCCGTCACAATCAACGCCGAGGCCAACGGGGTACGCGTCGACGCGGAGCTCGGCGACATCCTCGACGGTGACGCCGCGGGGGCCGAGGTGGTGCTGGCCGGGGACGTGTTCTACAGCCAGGCGATGGCCAACCGGGTGCTGCGATTCCTGCTCCGGGCCGCCCGCGCCGGGGCCCGGGTGCTCGTCGGCGACCCCGGCCGGGCCTTCCTGCCGCACGACCGCTTCGACGAGCTGGCCGGGTACGACGTGCCGGTGCCCGAGACGCTGGAGAGCGTACGGGTGAAGCGCACCACGGTGTGGCAGTTGCGGGCCGGACTGCCGGGGGCGGGCCGCTAG
- a CDS encoding cytochrome P450, whose protein sequence is MLFRSWAQTADARWPDVARVPDHVGVAHLVVTRHALVRRVLADPATYRPDNALDAVTPIPVSALRVLAGHRFRLPPTLANNGGASHPAIRAIVADALHPTRVAAQRPWLTGLVQERVGRIDATLDAGGPVDLHAELAADLPLLVLARLVELPDAPVGAVKEFARAALELFWAPLDVGRQQALAAEVGRFHRVLREFAATGGGLAGSLRAAGHPPDVLVGALFFLLVAGQETTSQFLTLLLHRLAGEPAVLAGLRAGTVTVADVVEEGLRLEPPIVTWRRVAAVDTTLGGTAVPAGTSIVLWLARAGRDPAIVDAPDEFRPGQRGSRRHLAFGAGTHRCVGDQLARMEAAVVVAETAPLLDRVTVLREPWCPDNLTFRMPDAFVVRRR, encoded by the coding sequence GTGCTGTTCCGGAGCTGGGCGCAGACCGCCGACGCGCGCTGGCCGGATGTGGCCCGGGTGCCCGACCACGTGGGTGTCGCGCACCTGGTCGTGACCCGGCACGCCCTGGTCCGCCGGGTGCTCGCCGATCCGGCGACGTACCGGCCGGACAACGCGCTGGACGCGGTGACCCCGATCCCGGTGTCCGCGCTGCGGGTGCTGGCCGGGCACCGGTTCCGGTTGCCGCCGACCCTGGCGAACAACGGTGGCGCCAGCCATCCGGCGATCCGGGCGATCGTCGCCGACGCCCTGCACCCGACGCGGGTCGCCGCGCAGCGGCCCTGGCTGACCGGGCTGGTCCAGGAACGCGTCGGCCGGATCGACGCCACCCTGGACGCCGGCGGACCGGTGGACCTGCACGCCGAGCTCGCCGCCGACCTGCCGCTGCTGGTGCTGGCCCGGCTGGTCGAGCTGCCGGACGCGCCGGTCGGCGCGGTGAAGGAGTTCGCCCGCGCCGCGCTGGAGCTGTTCTGGGCGCCGCTGGACGTGGGACGGCAGCAGGCTCTCGCCGCCGAGGTGGGCCGTTTCCACCGGGTGCTGCGCGAGTTCGCCGCGACCGGGGGTGGACTGGCCGGGTCGTTGCGGGCCGCCGGGCACCCGCCCGACGTGCTGGTCGGCGCGCTGTTCTTCCTGCTGGTGGCCGGTCAGGAGACCACCTCGCAGTTCCTCACCCTGCTGCTGCACCGGCTGGCCGGCGAACCGGCCGTGCTGGCCGGGCTGCGCGCCGGCACCGTCACGGTCGCCGACGTGGTCGAGGAGGGACTGCGGTTGGAGCCGCCGATCGTCACCTGGCGGCGGGTGGCGGCGGTGGACACCACGCTGGGCGGGACGGCGGTGCCGGCGGGCACCAGCATCGTGCTCTGGCTGGCCCGCGCCGGCCGGGACCCGGCCATCGTGGACGCCCCGGACGAGTTCCGGCCCGGCCAGCGCGGCTCCCGCCGGCACCTGGCCTTCGGGGCGGGCACGCACCGCTGCGTCGGCGACCAGCTCGCCCGCATGGAGGCGGCGGTGGTGGTCGCCGAGACCGCTCCGCTGCTGGACCGGGTCACCGTGCTCCGCGAGCCGTGGTGCCCGGACAACCTCACCTTCCGGATGCCCGACGCCTTCGTCGTCCGCCGCCGCTGA
- a CDS encoding ATP-binding cassette domain-containing protein has translation MITLRGLTKRFGGTTAVDALTVDIGPGRVTGFLGPNGAGKSTTMRMVLGLDRPSAGQALVRGRSYRELRRPLHEVGALLDARAVHPARSGRAHLLAMARSNGIPDRRVDEVLAVVGLDARAAAKPGRTLSLGMGQRLGIAGALLGDPPVLMFDEPVNGLDPDGVRWVRQLMRSLADEGRTVFVSSHLMTEMQLTADRLVVIGRGRLLADAPIDEVIAGSAVAVRVRSPQPAGLAALTERLTAAGAGVEPAGPDELTVTGATVERIGDVAYELGVRLHELSPHGASLEHAFMELTADSVEYAGTPTRNEAR, from the coding sequence ATGATCACATTGCGTGGGTTGACCAAGCGGTTCGGGGGCACGACTGCTGTCGACGCCCTGACCGTCGACATCGGGCCCGGCCGGGTCACCGGGTTCCTCGGCCCGAACGGCGCGGGCAAGTCCACCACGATGCGGATGGTTCTGGGGCTGGACCGGCCCAGCGCCGGACAGGCGCTCGTGCGCGGACGGTCGTACCGGGAGCTGCGGCGACCGTTGCACGAGGTCGGCGCGCTGCTCGACGCCCGGGCCGTCCACCCCGCCCGGTCGGGTCGGGCACACCTGCTCGCGATGGCCCGCAGCAACGGGATACCCGACCGCCGGGTGGACGAGGTGCTCGCCGTCGTGGGGCTGGACGCCCGCGCGGCGGCGAAGCCGGGTCGTACCCTCTCCCTCGGCATGGGCCAGCGGCTCGGGATCGCCGGCGCGCTGCTCGGCGACCCGCCGGTGCTGATGTTCGACGAGCCGGTCAACGGCCTCGACCCGGACGGAGTGCGCTGGGTCCGACAGCTGATGCGGTCCCTGGCAGACGAGGGCCGGACGGTCTTCGTCTCCAGCCACCTGATGACCGAGATGCAGCTCACCGCCGACCGGCTGGTGGTGATCGGCCGGGGGCGTCTGCTCGCCGACGCGCCGATCGACGAGGTGATCGCCGGCAGCGCGGTGGCCGTACGGGTGCGCAGCCCGCAGCCGGCCGGCCTCGCCGCACTCACCGAGCGGCTCACCGCCGCCGGGGCCGGCGTCGAACCGGCCGGCCCGGACGAGCTGACCGTCACCGGCGCCACCGTCGAGCGGATCGGCGACGTGGCGTACGAGCTGGGTGTGCGGTTGCACGAGCTGAGCCCGCACGGGGCGTCCCTGGAACATGCCTTCATGGAACTGACCGCCGACAGCGTCGAGTACGCCGGCACCCCGACCCGGAACGAGGCACGATGA
- a CDS encoding ABC transporter permease subunit, giving the protein MNTISAEWTKVWSVRSTWWSLLAGVLLMAATAGQLAIYAANANTNDNPADDAGIVTVGSIVIGSVGLTQYAVLALGLLVITSEFTSGTIRTTLQCTPSRGRVLLAKAAVTGTVTFVLGLLLGVVGAAVAGPVLGRWGTAPTGGTIGDVLAVAAYLALVSVLALGLGAALRSAVLALTVLVATLMIVPLSLQEPDIAVLNRIADAFPGVAGGHFLAGDTDPYPAPVGLLLLAGWAGAALLLGRAALRRRNA; this is encoded by the coding sequence ATGAACACGATCTCCGCCGAGTGGACCAAGGTGTGGTCCGTTCGTTCCACCTGGTGGTCGTTGCTGGCCGGGGTGCTGCTGATGGCCGCGACCGCCGGTCAACTGGCCATCTACGCCGCCAACGCGAACACCAACGACAACCCGGCCGACGACGCCGGGATCGTCACCGTCGGCAGCATCGTGATCGGCTCGGTCGGGCTGACCCAGTACGCCGTACTGGCGCTGGGCCTGCTCGTGATCACCAGCGAGTTCACCAGCGGCACGATCCGTACCACCCTCCAGTGCACGCCGTCGCGCGGTCGCGTACTGCTGGCCAAGGCCGCCGTGACGGGGACGGTGACGTTCGTGCTCGGGCTGCTCCTCGGCGTGGTCGGCGCGGCGGTCGCCGGGCCGGTGCTCGGCCGGTGGGGCACCGCGCCCACCGGCGGCACCATCGGCGACGTCCTCGCGGTGGCGGCCTACCTGGCATTGGTCAGCGTGCTGGCCCTCGGGCTCGGCGCGGCCCTGCGCAGCGCGGTGCTCGCCCTGACCGTGCTCGTCGCCACGCTGATGATCGTCCCGCTGTCGTTGCAGGAGCCGGACATCGCCGTGCTGAACCGGATCGCCGACGCCTTCCCGGGGGTCGCCGGGGGGCACTTCCTGGCCGGGGACACCGACCCGTACCCGGCGCCCGTCGGGTTGCTGCTGCTCGCCGGGTGGGCCGGCGCGGCGCTACTGCTGGGCCGCGCCGCGTTGCGCCGCCGGAACGCGTGA
- a CDS encoding response regulator, which produces MNTETAGPVRVVLVDDEAMIRAGVRAILATDPGIEVVAEAGDGRTAVELVRAHRPRVALLDIRMPKLDGLSAAAEIRRLVPETATVMLTTFGEDDHVVRALGHGASGFLLKAGDPRELIAGVHAVADGGAYLSPRVARRVIELGGDRMARRPMARDRLAGLTEREREVLALVGAGLSNAEIARRLHLVEGTVKSYLTSVFTRLEVRNRVQAAILAYEAGLVEPTG; this is translated from the coding sequence ATGAACACCGAAACGGCCGGCCCGGTGCGGGTCGTCCTCGTCGACGACGAGGCGATGATCCGGGCCGGCGTCCGGGCCATCCTGGCCACCGACCCGGGGATCGAGGTGGTGGCCGAGGCCGGTGACGGCCGGACCGCGGTGGAACTCGTCCGGGCACACCGGCCCCGGGTGGCGCTGCTGGACATCCGGATGCCCAAGCTGGACGGGCTCAGCGCCGCCGCCGAGATCCGCCGGCTCGTGCCGGAGACGGCGACGGTCATGCTGACCACGTTCGGCGAGGACGACCATGTCGTCCGGGCGCTCGGGCACGGGGCGAGCGGTTTCCTGCTCAAGGCCGGCGACCCGCGCGAGCTGATCGCCGGGGTGCATGCCGTGGCCGACGGCGGCGCGTACCTGTCGCCGCGGGTGGCCCGCCGGGTGATCGAGCTGGGCGGTGACCGGATGGCCCGCCGGCCGATGGCCAGGGACCGGCTGGCCGGGCTGACCGAGCGGGAGCGGGAGGTCCTCGCGCTGGTCGGGGCCGGGCTGTCCAACGCCGAGATCGCCCGCCGGCTGCATCTGGTCGAGGGGACCGTGAAGAGCTACCTGACGAGCGTCTTCACCCGGCTGGAGGTGCGCAACCGGGTGCAGGCGGCGATCCTCGCGTACGAGGCGGGGCTGGTCGAGCCGACCGGCTGA
- a CDS encoding sensor histidine kinase, whose amino-acid sequence MESWWSARVGGGRWSRPAVRRWTADLLLWVTTAAPIGYAGVTPPHSGHATALTVGALLLLAVAVAVSRRWPVAALVVVVLGSLLDGNFLFAIPVFSYLTGRRSATAVPAAVAFGVLAAGGTVLNLGLFGTGAATWFLLASVLLFAGVFPWLVGRYRRQQAVLADAGRRHAEARDRERRGTAERIRLRERARIAQEMHDSLGHDLSLIALRAAALEVAGDLAPRHRVAAGELRASVAAATERLHGIIGVLREPDGAASTRPADESVAELVDGAREAGVAVRLDGADALAQLSPMAAHAAHRLVREALTNAARYAPGAAVTVVLTRDGDQVEVAVVNAPPPAGPLPGPPSTGSGLLALTERVRLAGGALAAGHRDGGGFAVRARLPVTGRPEADVLPPPEGDLLQAPDRWPAAGGQPGEGPGDAERRLRDAHRRVRRSLLTALGAPVGLALVLALVYYPVATAGTVLDDGAFARMPVGAARAELTGLPRRQLDPPAGTARPGCEHYTDGNFPLAQPTWRLCFVEGRLVSKERIDG is encoded by the coding sequence GTGGAAAGCTGGTGGTCCGCTCGCGTCGGCGGCGGTCGGTGGTCCCGGCCGGCCGTCCGGCGGTGGACCGCGGACCTGCTCCTGTGGGTGACGACCGCCGCCCCGATCGGGTACGCCGGCGTCACCCCGCCACACTCGGGGCATGCCACGGCCCTGACGGTCGGCGCACTGCTGCTGCTCGCCGTGGCGGTGGCGGTCAGCCGGCGATGGCCGGTGGCCGCCCTGGTCGTGGTGGTGCTCGGGTCGCTGCTCGACGGCAACTTCCTCTTCGCGATCCCGGTGTTCAGCTATCTGACCGGTCGCCGCAGCGCCACCGCCGTCCCGGCCGCCGTCGCCTTCGGCGTGCTCGCGGCCGGTGGCACAGTGCTCAACCTGGGCCTGTTCGGCACCGGCGCGGCCACCTGGTTCCTGCTCGCCTCGGTGCTGCTCTTCGCCGGGGTGTTCCCGTGGCTCGTCGGGCGGTACCGGCGGCAGCAGGCCGTCCTGGCCGACGCCGGCCGCCGGCACGCCGAGGCGCGGGACCGGGAGCGGCGGGGCACCGCCGAGCGGATCCGGCTGCGGGAGCGGGCCCGCATCGCCCAGGAGATGCACGACTCGCTCGGGCACGACCTGAGCCTGATCGCCCTGCGCGCCGCCGCCCTGGAGGTCGCCGGCGACCTCGCCCCCCGGCACCGGGTCGCCGCCGGGGAGTTGCGGGCCAGCGTCGCCGCCGCCACCGAACGGCTGCACGGGATCATCGGGGTGCTCCGGGAGCCGGACGGCGCGGCGAGCACCCGGCCGGCCGACGAGAGTGTCGCCGAGCTGGTCGACGGGGCCCGGGAGGCGGGCGTGGCGGTGCGCCTGGACGGCGCGGACGCCCTGGCGCAGCTGTCACCGATGGCCGCGCACGCCGCACACCGGTTGGTCCGGGAGGCGCTGACCAACGCCGCCCGATACGCCCCCGGCGCGGCGGTCACCGTCGTGCTGACCCGGGACGGCGACCAGGTAGAGGTGGCCGTCGTCAACGCGCCACCGCCGGCCGGCCCGCTGCCCGGCCCGCCGTCAACCGGGTCCGGCCTGCTCGCCCTCACCGAGCGGGTACGACTCGCCGGTGGCGCCCTGGCGGCCGGTCACCGGGACGGCGGCGGCTTCGCCGTGCGCGCCCGGCTGCCGGTGACCGGCCGGCCGGAAGCCGACGTCCTCCCGCCGCCCGAGGGCGACCTGCTCCAGGCGCCGGACCGGTGGCCTGCGGCCGGTGGCCAGCCGGGGGAGGGGCCGGGCGACGCCGAGCGGCGGCTGCGCGACGCCCACCGGCGGGTCCGGCGCAGCCTGCTGACGGCGCTCGGTGCCCCGGTGGGGCTCGCGCTGGTCCTCGCGCTGGTCTACTACCCGGTCGCCACCGCCGGGACGGTCCTCGACGACGGGGCCTTCGCGCGGATGCCCGTCGGCGCGGCCCGTGCCGAGCTGACCGGGCTGCCCCGGCGGCAGCTCGACCCGCCGGCCGGGACGGCACGCCCCGGCTGCGAGCACTACACCGACGGTAACTTCCCCCTGGCCCAGCCGACGTGGCGGCTCTGCTTCGTCGAGGGCCGACTGGTCAGCAAGGAGCGGATCGACGGATGA
- the bioD gene encoding dethiobiotin synthase, producing the protein MLVTGTDTDVGKTVVTAAITAAAQAAGLRVSVVKPAQTGTASGEPGDVDAVNRLAAPLTGRTLASFPDPLAPLAAARVAELEPLELYTVVDAVREEADKHDLVLVEGAGGLLVPMGLRPSGEAWTVADLAVALGCPAVVVARAGLGTLNHTALTLEALDRRAVPAGVVVGAWPATPELVHWANLPDLVPNLLGALPAGAGAMDPGVFRRSAPGWLTPELYGVLDDWRAWAEEIS; encoded by the coding sequence GTGCTGGTGACCGGCACCGACACCGACGTGGGCAAGACGGTGGTCACCGCGGCGATCACGGCCGCCGCGCAGGCGGCCGGGCTGCGGGTCTCGGTGGTCAAACCCGCCCAGACGGGTACGGCCAGCGGCGAGCCCGGTGACGTCGACGCGGTCAACCGGCTGGCCGCCCCGCTGACCGGCCGGACCCTGGCCAGCTTCCCTGACCCGCTCGCCCCGCTGGCCGCGGCCCGGGTCGCCGAGCTGGAGCCGCTGGAGCTGTACACCGTTGTCGACGCGGTCCGCGAGGAGGCCGACAAGCACGACCTGGTGCTCGTCGAGGGCGCGGGCGGCCTGCTCGTACCGATGGGGCTGCGGCCCTCGGGGGAGGCCTGGACGGTGGCCGACCTGGCGGTGGCGCTGGGCTGCCCGGCCGTGGTGGTGGCCCGGGCAGGACTGGGCACCCTGAACCACACCGCGCTGACGCTGGAGGCGTTGGACCGCCGGGCGGTGCCGGCCGGCGTGGTGGTCGGCGCCTGGCCGGCCACGCCCGAGCTGGTGCACTGGGCCAACCTGCCCGACCTGGTGCCGAACCTGCTGGGCGCCCTGCCGGCCGGTGCCGGGGCGATGGATCCGGGGGTGTTCCGCCGGTCCGCGCCCGGCTGGCTCACCCCGGAGCTGTACGGGGTGCTCGACGACTGGCGTGCGTGGGCCGAGGAGATCAGCTGA
- a CDS encoding 8-amino-7-oxononanoate synthase: MADWLAALDRRAELRAKAGLTRRLRPRAADDAVVDLAGNDYLGLATHPEVTAAAARALSAYGLGATGSRLVRGSTDAHHALEDALADWLGAERALVFSSGYLANLGAVRALVRPRTLLVSDAHNHASLIDGCRISGAETVVTPHADVAAVAAALAAAPGRPAVVVTESVFSVDGDLAPLARLHAVAREHGALLLVDDAHALGVTGPAGAGGVAAAGLAGQPDVVVTATLSKALGGAGGVVAGPAAFVRHVIETGRTFIFDTALPPAVAAGVHAAVGLARAGDDLRAELADRAALAARRLNTAGLAVSVPDGAVVSVTAPGPEAATAWAADCRDRGVAVGCFRPPSTPDSRSRLRLTIGAGIPRADFERALEVIVECAP; this comes from the coding sequence GTGGCGGACTGGCTGGCGGCGCTCGACCGCCGCGCCGAACTGCGCGCCAAGGCGGGGCTGACCCGCCGGCTGCGACCCCGGGCCGCCGACGACGCCGTGGTCGACCTGGCCGGCAACGACTACCTCGGCCTGGCCACCCACCCCGAGGTCACCGCCGCGGCGGCGCGGGCCCTGTCGGCGTACGGACTGGGGGCCACCGGTTCGCGGCTGGTGCGCGGCTCCACCGATGCCCACCACGCGCTCGAGGACGCCCTCGCCGACTGGCTCGGCGCCGAGCGGGCGCTCGTCTTCTCCTCCGGCTACCTGGCCAATCTCGGCGCGGTCCGGGCGCTGGTGCGGCCCCGTACGCTGCTCGTCTCCGACGCCCACAACCACGCGTCCCTGATCGACGGCTGCCGGATCTCCGGCGCGGAGACCGTGGTGACCCCGCACGCCGACGTCGCGGCGGTCGCCGCCGCGCTCGCCGCCGCGCCCGGCCGGCCGGCCGTGGTCGTCACCGAGTCGGTCTTCTCCGTCGACGGCGACCTCGCCCCGCTGGCCCGGCTGCACGCCGTCGCCCGGGAGCACGGCGCGCTGCTGCTCGTCGACGACGCGCACGCCCTCGGCGTGACCGGCCCGGCGGGCGCCGGGGGCGTCGCCGCAGCCGGCCTCGCCGGTCAGCCCGACGTGGTCGTCACCGCCACCCTCTCCAAGGCCCTCGGCGGCGCGGGTGGGGTGGTCGCCGGGCCGGCGGCGTTCGTCCGGCACGTGATCGAGACCGGCCGGACCTTCATCTTCGACACCGCGCTGCCCCCGGCCGTGGCTGCCGGCGTGCACGCCGCCGTCGGGCTGGCCCGCGCCGGCGACGACCTGCGCGCGGAACTGGCCGACCGGGCCGCCCTGGCCGCGCGCCGGCTGAACACCGCCGGACTGGCGGTCTCCGTCCCCGACGGCGCGGTCGTCTCGGTCACCGCCCCCGGCCCGGAGGCGGCGACCGCCTGGGCGGCCGACTGCCGCGACCGGGGGGTGGCCGTCGGATGCTTCCGGCCCCCGTCCACACCGGACAGCCGGTCCCGGCTGAGGCTGACCATCGGCGCCGGCATCCCCCGGGCGGACTTCGAGCGGGCCCTGGAGGTCATCGTGGAGTGTGCACCGTGA
- the bioB gene encoding biotin synthase BioB → MPEILDQARTQVLENGVGLDEAGVLAVLNLPDEHLPAALQLAHEVRMRWCGPEVEVEGIVSLKTGGCPEDCHFCSQSGLFTSPVRAVWLDIPSLVEAARQTAATGATEFCIVAAVRGPDARLMKQLREGVAAIKAEVDIQVAASLGMLSQEQVDDMVDMGVHRYNHNLETCRSYFPNVVTTHSWEERWETLRMVRESGMEVCCGGILGLGETVEQRAEFAAQLAELDPHEVPLNFLNPRPGTPLSDRPVVEGKDALRAIAAFRLAMPRTILRYAGGRELTLGDLGTREGLLGGINAVIVGNYLTTLGRPATADLDLLDDLKMPVKALSATL, encoded by the coding sequence ATGCCAGAGATCCTCGACCAGGCCCGAACCCAGGTGCTGGAGAACGGCGTCGGTCTCGACGAGGCCGGCGTCCTCGCCGTGCTGAACCTGCCCGACGAGCACCTGCCCGCCGCCCTCCAGCTCGCCCACGAGGTGCGGATGCGCTGGTGCGGCCCGGAGGTGGAGGTCGAGGGGATCGTCTCGCTGAAGACGGGCGGCTGCCCGGAGGACTGCCACTTCTGCTCGCAGTCCGGCCTGTTCACCTCCCCGGTACGGGCCGTCTGGCTGGACATCCCCTCCCTGGTCGAGGCGGCCCGGCAGACGGCGGCGACCGGGGCGACGGAGTTCTGCATCGTGGCCGCCGTGCGCGGCCCGGACGCCCGGCTGATGAAGCAGCTGCGCGAGGGCGTCGCCGCGATCAAGGCCGAGGTCGACATCCAGGTGGCCGCGTCGCTGGGCATGCTCAGCCAGGAGCAGGTCGACGACATGGTCGACATGGGCGTGCACCGCTACAACCACAATCTGGAGACCTGCCGCTCCTACTTCCCGAACGTGGTCACCACGCACTCCTGGGAGGAGCGCTGGGAGACCCTGCGGATGGTCCGCGAGTCCGGCATGGAGGTCTGCTGCGGCGGCATCCTGGGCCTCGGCGAGACGGTGGAGCAGCGGGCCGAGTTCGCCGCGCAGCTCGCCGAGCTGGACCCGCACGAGGTTCCGCTGAACTTCCTCAACCCGCGCCCCGGCACCCCGCTGAGCGACCGGCCGGTGGTGGAGGGCAAGGACGCGTTGCGCGCCATCGCCGCCTTCCGGCTGGCCATGCCGCGCACCATCCTGCGGTACGCGGGCGGCCGGGAGCTCACCCTCGGTGACCTCGGCACCCGCGAGGGCCTGCTCGGCGGCATCAACGCGGTAATCGTCGGCAACTACCTGACCACCCTGGGCCGGCCGGCGACAGCCGACCTGGACCTGCTCGACGACCTGAAGATGCCGGTCAAGGCGCTCTCCGCGACGCTGTGA
- a CDS encoding GNAT family N-acetyltransferase yields MLRGRTVTLRPATAGDVPTLAAIRATPEVRRWWRGGDDLPAAVRADLADEALSVYAVEHDGRVVGAIQWHAEEDPDYRHASMDIFLDPAVRGAGLGGDAIRTLARHLIDEHGHHRFTIDPAAANTAAIRAYAKIGFRPVGLLRRYERGEDGRWHDGLLMDLLAEDLAD; encoded by the coding sequence ATGCTGCGGGGCCGGACAGTGACCCTGCGGCCGGCGACGGCCGGGGACGTGCCGACGCTAGCCGCGATCCGGGCCACCCCGGAGGTCCGACGCTGGTGGCGCGGCGGCGACGACCTGCCCGCCGCCGTCCGGGCCGACCTCGCCGACGAGGCCCTGTCGGTGTACGCCGTCGAACACGACGGCCGGGTGGTCGGCGCGATCCAGTGGCACGCCGAGGAGGACCCGGACTACCGGCACGCCAGCATGGACATCTTCCTCGACCCGGCGGTACGCGGCGCCGGGCTGGGCGGGGACGCGATCCGCACCCTGGCCCGGCACCTGATCGACGAGCACGGCCACCACCGGTTCACCATCGACCCGGCGGCGGCGAACACGGCGGCCATCCGGGCGTACGCGAAGATCGGCTTCCGGCCCGTCGGGTTGCTGCGCCGCTACGAACGCGGCGAGGACGGGCGGTGGCACGACGGGCTGCTGATGGATTTGCTCGCCGAGGACCTGGCCGACTGA
- a CDS encoding DUF488 family protein, giving the protein MGEALLTVGHGAADRERLGGLLTGAGVALVVDVRRFPASRTNPDVRREELARWLPAVGVDYRWEQRLGGRRHTPAGADEPDSWWTVAAFRAYAAYTRTAGFRSALDAVLADAAARTTAVMCSESLWWRCHRRLIADVAVLGHGVPVAHLMPDGRLTPHRPADGARRLADGDGRLADGDLVWDG; this is encoded by the coding sequence ATGGGAGAGGCGTTGCTGACGGTGGGGCACGGGGCGGCGGACCGGGAGCGGCTGGGCGGGCTGCTGACCGGCGCCGGGGTCGCGCTCGTCGTGGATGTGCGGCGGTTCCCGGCCAGCCGGACCAACCCCGACGTACGCCGGGAGGAGCTGGCCCGCTGGCTGCCGGCGGTTGGCGTGGACTACCGCTGGGAGCAGCGCCTCGGCGGCCGGCGGCACACCCCGGCCGGCGCCGACGAGCCGGACAGCTGGTGGACCGTCGCCGCCTTCCGGGCGTACGCGGCGTACACCCGTACCGCCGGATTCCGGTCGGCGCTGGACGCGGTGCTGGCCGACGCGGCGGCCCGGACCACGGCGGTGATGTGCAGCGAGAGCCTCTGGTGGCGTTGCCACCGGCGGCTGATCGCCGACGTCGCCGTGCTGGGGCACGGCGTGCCGGTGGCCCACCTGATGCCCGACGGCCGGCTCACCCCGCACCGCCCCGCCGACGGCGCCCGCAGGCTGGCCGACGGCGACGGCAGGCTGGCCGACGGCGACCTCGTCTGGGACGGGTGA